The window AACCAGTACGCGAGCATCTGCTTATTCTCATAGATCAACAATTCTCCATATGACGGGTATATGCTCTTTTTCAAGACCTTGTTTACTACGAACAATCTCTCATCGTATATCCGTTTATGGATATCCACCGATGCAGGTGGCCGGGCAAGATAACAATCATAATCTTCACTGTGCACTATCTCCAGCCAATCACTCGCGAATAAATCAATAACCCGGTATTCAATGTCATGTTTACTGCTTTCACACGCGCGCACCCATTCCTGAAAGTTCCCCCCTGAACCGTCCTTCAAAATACCCAGCAAATAGGTCATATTCAACCCGCCCGCAGACAAATAAAGCCCTTGATTTGATCGCGTGTCACTGTAGACTCCTGTACAGTCGTTGGAGATCGTCCGTCCTTCGCGATACAGAGAATCTACCCTCTATCAAACGGTGGGCGGCCATTCCCATCTTTCTTCTGAAACCTTCGTGTTCACGCAGATAGATAATCCTTTCCATCAGCGTGTCTATGTCGTTATTCGGGATCGTGTATCCATTAACGCCATTCACGATGATCTCCGAATTACCTCCAACATCGAATGCGATCAACGGAACACTTGCCGCACCGGCTTCAAGAAGTGCTAATGAGAAACCTTCTATTTTTGAAGGCAGGACAAAAACATCGAATGTTCTGTAATACTGACTCACTTCAAGTACAAAACCCGGCATATGGAAGAATTCCTCCAGTCCCCGCCCTGAGATTTCCCTCTCAAGCCTGCGCCTCAGATCGCCATCACCGAGCAGGACGATCTTGAAATCTTTGATCCTGTCTTTCAACCGCTCCGCGATATTCAGAAAAAGCTCAAGTCTCTTAACGGCGTTGAACCTGCCGGCATAACCGATTATGAACTTACCATCATGAAGCTCCCCAAGTGATTCTGAAGAGAGATCGCCTTTTGAATTTTCTTCCACGGAATTATAGATCACCACCATTTTGTCCGGATCCAACTTCTCCTGTTTCCTCCTCACCCGGTAGTTCTCTTGGCAGGAAGTTACCACCTTGTCGGCGAGCATTGAAATCAGACGCATGGTCACAACATGATACCATTTTCTCCACAAACCCAGGCCGTGTTCGTTAAAGACCACCCTGTGACGGGTGAGTTTTCCGGGGATGATCGAAACCCGCTCCGCCCAGAACATGTGACTGTGGATGATGTCATATCTATTGGAAAGGAGATGCATAAACAGCAGCAACGCCGCAACGATCACATTCTTGCTACCTATTCTGTATAGCTTCACTTCCGGCGACAACCGTCGTGCCAGATCCCCTATCATATGGCAACCCAACGTAACATCATTCCCTTCTGCAGCCAGCGAATTTGCGTCGGCAACGGCCTGCTTTTCTGCTCCGCCGTAGCACAGTGTATTGACGACAATCAGTATCCTCATTGTCCCCCGCCTGCCGTCCGCCCGAACAAAACCCTTGAAAAAATCAGCGTGCAACGTCGAAGAAGGAACGCTACAAAACCGCAAAGCACAATTGGTTTGTTAAAGTGCATCAATAGATAATACGCATAGCCGTGAGGGTTTCTTTCATGCACGATTTCTCTCCAGTGGCGCACCAGAACATACAGAGCAACCACAAAAGGAAGGGCCAGGAGCAGCAAGGATCGTCCTGTCATTACCAGAATAATAATCAACGCCATGAAAATAATACCCTGTACGAAGAGACTGCGGGCACGCCTCGTCAGATCTGCGTAAGATCGCCCCTGGGGCATCGTCATTATCATTCCATAGGATAATCCCATGCGGTATGATCGCTTGAGAAGATCATAGAGCTTGTCGATTCCGTAATTGTGCACGGCCATCAAATTGTCGCTCTTGTATATCCGGTATCCTTGTTCACGGATGCGGTATCCAATTTCAGTTTCCTGCCCTTTTAGTATCAAAGGGTTATAGCCGCCGACCGTCTGCAGTACACTCTTCCTGAACGTGCCGCCGCCGCCCGGTGCTTCGACAAAACCCGTTTTGCGCGATGCCCACGGGTAATTCAACACCCTCGAAAGAAAACTCTTTTCACTCCTGCGTTCCTGAACATCTCCGATGACGCAGGCTATTTTCTCATTATCAAGGAGTCGCACTGCCTCCCTGAGATACCCGCTGTCTATCGTCATATCACCATCGACGAAGTGAATTATATCATACCTTGCTTCTCTAATGCCACGGTTCCGGGCCAATCCAGGAGACGGGAATTGACCGTGTTCTTCTACTGCGGCAATATTCAGTTGCCGGGCGATCTCCACACTCCGGTCACTCGATCCCGTATCAACGTAGATCACTTCGATCCTTTCAGCAGGATAGTCCATTTCACGAACCGAACGTATGCAATCGCTCAAATTCTGTTCCTCATCCTTGCCGATGATCACTACCGAAACAAAAGGAAGCTGTTCCATATCATTCACCAACCTGGAATCTGTCCTGCCAGATTACCCCGTTCAAGATCCGCCACACGATAGGTCTGTAAGAATCGTCATCACCGATCGCGGCCAAGATGTTTTCCTTCAATCCGTGCATATCATAAATGCTGCTTGCACGAGGCAGCCGGTCGATAATATCTTCAACAAAACGGGTTGCGCCGTTCAGAAGTTCCCGGTCAGGCATCTCGAAACCACGCTTGTCCGTGCGCAATCGTATTTTTTCAGGAATGATGCCTTTCATGGCTTCGCGGTACGCATACTTGGTGTAGCCGTTTCTCAATATCATGTTGGCCGGCAATTCGAACAGGTATTCCACCAGACGGTGATCCAAAAAGGGAACCCTGGCTTCGACCGAGAACGCCATCGAGTTCCTGTCCACCTGTCTCAATATACCAGGCAGATTTGTGAACCTTGTGAGTTCGTAGCTCTCCTTCTTAATCCATGACGAGAATTTGCGTGATTTGGGATAGAAATCCCGGTTCAGCAGTGGCGAGTTGCGGATATTCTCCCTTACAAAATCCGGATTGAGCCAACCCTTCACGTTCCTGAATACTGCGGGTCGGAAATCAACCGGCAGGACCCTGCGTGCGACACGCTTGCCTATGCTGCGCGCCACCTTGCTCAGCAGGAACGTTCGTCCTGTTCCGTACAGAGCAGAATTTTCGCCTAATTGAGTCAGAAACTCGCCGATCTTTCCGGAAACGGCCAGCTCGCCCAGTAGGTCAATATGGGGACCAATATAGTAACCACCCAGCAGCTCATCTGAACCCTGACCGTCGAGTATCACCGTGGCCCCGTTCTTCTTCGCCAGTTTATAAACGCTCCAGCCGCCGAATATACTGGCTGTCAACAGAGGTTCATCGTGGTGCCAGATGAAATCCTCCAGTTCCCTTTCAATATCGATGGGAACCGGGAATTCGAAAAAAGGTTCGACGCGGGATTTGTTTATCAGGATCTTTGCATAATGCGTCTCATCAACCCGCGGATCAATGGACCCGATCACGAAGACCTTGTGCCTGCGGACACTTCCCCCGGTTTGATTTATCCTGTCGACGATGCCGACAATTCCCGAAGAATCGAGACCTCCGGACAGACATGTTCCCAGTTCTACATCGGAACGCAAACGGATGCGGATGCTGTCCTCTAACAGGTCACGTATATCCCCGTATACTTTACGCTCATCCACGGCACCGTTGGAAACAAACACAGGCAGATCCCACCATGAACTCCGATTGAGAAACAGATCATCCCTTCTGGACAGATCGACCTCGAGGAATTCTCCCGGCAGCATCTTGTAAATGCCCTCGAAAAAAGTCTCTCTGGTTTCATTACCATAGGATCCGAGCGCGAGGAAATCAAAATACACCGAAGTATTGATACCGACATCAGAGGGCAGCAAGGAAATTATTTGCTTCACCTCTGAGCCGAAAATGAAATGCTCACTGTCAGAAAAATAGTAGAATGGTTTGATGCCCAGGCGGTCACGAGCACAAAATAGTTTCTTGAGGTTTCTGTCCAGAATACAGAAAGCCCACATACCGTTGAATTTTTCGAGGCAATCACTACCCCACTCAATGTATGACTTGAGTACTACCTCCGTGTCGGTGGCTGACGTAAAAGAATATCCGCGTCCCTCCAGTTCCTGACGGATCTCAATGTAGTTATATACTTCACCATTGTAAGCTATCCAGTACCGATAAGCGCCTTCGTGCATGGGTTGATGTCCGTTCGCCGATAGATCAAGAATAGACAGCCGGCGAAAGCCGACCGCGCCCATGACCGGTTCGTGCCGTCTCAGATCCATCAGATTCTCGTCTTTCCATTCTCGCACTTTCAGCTCGCTGTCCATCGTAACGTATCCGTAATCATCCGGGCCGCGGTATTTGACCATGTTATTCGCCGCGGCAAATTGTGCCGGTTCAAAATCATTCCTTACCGATAGATAGCCAACTATGCCGCACATATATCTGTCCCCTGCCGTCCGACTCCGGGAAAAGCACAATTTCTGTTATGTTCAATCATTGTTGTTGCCAAGTTCGCCTTTGACATACACACCAATTTTTTTCAGGTTGAACAACATCTTAAGTGAATTCAGGTCACCTTTTTCGATCCAGCCCATTATCAGAAGAGCACCGTATGTCACGATGAAATACCCCGGTAAGAAGATTATCTTGAAAGTCGCTCCATACATTGTGCTCAGATAGCCGTACAGGTAAGCGAATCCGATATAGTTGACGATCCCAAAAACAACATATTTTAAGTTGCTGTGCAGGCTCAATAATGGGCACTTTCGCTTCGCGTAAATCCGGTAAAGTACACCGGCGAACACACTGCTAAAGAGAAGCGTGAACGCTCCACCAGTGATCCCGAGATCGAACAGCAACGGATTCGGGAGCACACAGATAAGCACCATGAAAACAGCAAGATGTACCATGCTCAGGATTGCGAACAACCGGAAGAATCCCATGCCCGTTATCACGTTGCCATACGGTATGTTCAACACCATCAAAAACATGGCGATATTGATGATCGCCATGAGCGGAATAGAGGGAAGGTACTGACTGCCCAAAACCAATTTTACGATAACATCCGCATACAGCGAGAGAAATATCACCAGGGGCATTACAAAAATGAGAGTGAATCTCTCGAATCTATCGATCGTTGAATTTATATATCCAAGGTTACCCTCAGAGGTTGCTTTCGAAAATAGTGGAAGAAAAAGCATGCCCACGCTCGTTGCCATCATGAAAACGACGCTGCCGATCCGGTAGCTCGCCGTGTAGTATCCCAATTGTTCGGAATTGGTGAAGTGCTGGAGCATCACCTTGTCCACGTTATGCATGACTTTCGTTGCTATCCCGATGAACAATACCGGCACCGAAATACGCAGATAATCCATTGCCAGTTTTTTATCAAACTTCGCTCTGGGGCAACCCCTGAAAAGATACAAGATAACGGGGATCACCAGTATTGTCGCAATCAGATTCCCGAAGGCCAGTGCTACAGCTCGGTAACCCAGCAGCACGAGAGTGACCCGCAGCACCTGGTAAATAAAAGTCCTGATGAACTCCGGGATACTCTGCTTGGCCTGCTCGGTCTTGGCCGCGAAGGTTGTCCCCGGGATCAAGAGCAGCTGGTTGATCGTAATGGCCACGAGGAAGAGTATTATGACGTACTCGTGCGCCGTGCTCTCAAATGCAATATTGAGAACGTACCTCTG is drawn from candidate division WOR-3 bacterium and contains these coding sequences:
- a CDS encoding glycosyltransferase; protein product: MRILIVVNTLCYGGAEKQAVADANSLAAEGNDVTLGCHMIGDLARRLSPEVKLYRIGSKNVIVAALLLFMHLLSNRYDIIHSHMFWAERVSIIPGKLTRHRVVFNEHGLGLWRKWYHVVTMRLISMLADKVVTSCQENYRVRRKQEKLDPDKMVVIYNSVEENSKGDLSSESLGELHDGKFIIGYAGRFNAVKRLELFLNIAERLKDRIKDFKIVLLGDGDLRRRLEREISGRGLEEFFHMPGFVLEVSQYYRTFDVFVLPSKIEGFSLALLEAGAASVPLIAFDVGGNSEIIVNGVNGYTIPNNDIDTLMERIIYLREHEGFRRKMGMAAHRLIEGRFSVSRRTDDLQRLYRSLQ
- a CDS encoding glycosyltransferase, encoding MEQLPFVSVVIIGKDEEQNLSDCIRSVREMDYPAERIEVIYVDTGSSDRSVEIARQLNIAAVEEHGQFPSPGLARNRGIREARYDIIHFVDGDMTIDSGYLREAVRLLDNEKIACVIGDVQERRSEKSFLSRVLNYPWASRKTGFVEAPGGGGTFRKSVLQTVGGYNPLILKGQETEIGYRIREQGYRIYKSDNLMAVHNYGIDKLYDLLKRSYRMGLSYGMIMTMPQGRSYADLTRRARSLFVQGIIFMALIIILVMTGRSLLLLALPFVVALYVLVRHWREIVHERNPHGYAYYLLMHFNKPIVLCGFVAFLLRRCTLIFSRVLFGRTAGGGQ
- the asnB gene encoding asparagine synthase (glutamine-hydrolyzing), whose protein sequence is MCGIVGYLSVRNDFEPAQFAAANNMVKYRGPDDYGYVTMDSELKVREWKDENLMDLRRHEPVMGAVGFRRLSILDLSANGHQPMHEGAYRYWIAYNGEVYNYIEIRQELEGRGYSFTSATDTEVVLKSYIEWGSDCLEKFNGMWAFCILDRNLKKLFCARDRLGIKPFYYFSDSEHFIFGSEVKQIISLLPSDVGINTSVYFDFLALGSYGNETRETFFEGIYKMLPGEFLEVDLSRRDDLFLNRSSWWDLPVFVSNGAVDERKVYGDIRDLLEDSIRIRLRSDVELGTCLSGGLDSSGIVGIVDRINQTGGSVRRHKVFVIGSIDPRVDETHYAKILINKSRVEPFFEFPVPIDIERELEDFIWHHDEPLLTASIFGGWSVYKLAKKNGATVILDGQGSDELLGGYYIGPHIDLLGELAVSGKIGEFLTQLGENSALYGTGRTFLLSKVARSIGKRVARRVLPVDFRPAVFRNVKGWLNPDFVRENIRNSPLLNRDFYPKSRKFSSWIKKESYELTRFTNLPGILRQVDRNSMAFSVEARVPFLDHRLVEYLFELPANMILRNGYTKYAYREAMKGIIPEKIRLRTDKRGFEMPDRELLNGATRFVEDIIDRLPRASSIYDMHGLKENILAAIGDDDSYRPIVWRILNGVIWQDRFQVGE
- a CDS encoding oligosaccharide flippase family protein — encoded protein: MLAQKLILGYGTTVVVQIVQIFASIVVARIAGPTVLGTVAFGLAFVSTFEFIADLGIGPAHVKLISEGRDVGSCISTFAVLKTVNTFVFFIVVVVILLVQRYVLNIAFESTAHEYVIILFLVAITINQLLLIPGTTFAAKTEQAKQSIPEFIRTFIYQVLRVTLVLLGYRAVALAFGNLIATILVIPVILYLFRGCPRAKFDKKLAMDYLRISVPVLFIGIATKVMHNVDKVMLQHFTNSEQLGYYTASYRIGSVVFMMATSVGMLFLPLFSKATSEGNLGYINSTIDRFERFTLIFVMPLVIFLSLYADVIVKLVLGSQYLPSIPLMAIINIAMFLMVLNIPYGNVITGMGFFRLFAILSMVHLAVFMVLICVLPNPLLFDLGITGGAFTLLFSSVFAGVLYRIYAKRKCPLLSLHSNLKYVVFGIVNYIGFAYLYGYLSTMYGATFKIIFLPGYFIVTYGALLIMGWIEKGDLNSLKMLFNLKKIGVYVKGELGNNND